A segment of the Streptomyces sp. NBC_01235 genome:
TCCTGCCGTGGGGCCGGATGGCCGTCTTCCTGGTGCTGGCCGCCGGGGTGGGCATCCTGGCGGCACTGTGGCCGGCCCGGCGGGCTTCGCGGCTGAACATGCTGGCGGCGATCAAGTCGGAGTAGGGGCGGGACGGTTGGGGCCCGGTGCCGTACGTACGGCACCGGGCCCCTCTCCCATGCCGTCAGTTCCAGGTGCGGGCGCGCAACGGCATCCCGGAGATGCCCGACTCGGGGGTCCGGACGGCCAGGACCTGGTTGACGCCGATGCGATTGCGTTCGAAGGCGACGGCGGAGGCGGCCATGTAGAGCCGCCAGACACGGGCGCGGCCGGGACCGGTGAGGTGGACGGCCCGGTCCCAGGCGGCTTCCAGACGGTCGACCCAGCGGCGCAGTGTGAGGGCGTAGTGCTCACGGATCGACTCGACGTCCCGGACCTCGAAGCCGGCGCGTTCGAGCTGGGTGACCGTGGTGCCCACGGGGGCGAGTTCGCCGTCCGGGAAGACGTAGGCGTCGATGAACGCGTCCACGTCGTACGCCGACTCGTCGCGGTGCGGGCGGCGGGCGATCTGGTGGTTGAGCAGCCGGCCGCCCGGCGTGAGCAGCGCGAGCAGGACCTTCGCGTACTCCAGGTACCGCGCGGAGCCGACGTGTTCCGCCATGCCGATGGAGGAGATCGCGTCGAACGGGCCGTCGGTGACGTCCCGATAGTCCTGGACGCGGATCTCGACCTTGTCGGTGAGCCCCGCGTCGGCGACGCGCTTGCGGGCGTAAGCCGCCTGCTCCTGGGAGAGCGTGATCCCGACGACGTTCGCCCCGTGCTCGCGGGCCGCGTGGATGGCGAGGGAACCCCAGCCGCATCCGACGTCCAGCAGCCGGCTCCCCGGCCCCAGGTCCAGCTTGCGGCAGACCAGTTCGAGCTTGTCGCGCTGGGCGGTCTCCAGGGTGCTGTCGGCGGACTCCCAGTAGGCGCAGGAGTAGATCATGGACGGACCGAGGACGAGCTCGTAGAAGTCGTTGCCGACGTCGTAGTGATGACTGATGGCGCGTCTGTCGGTGCGACGGGTGTGGAGATGACTGGTCCGGCGGACCTCCTCGCGGGGTGGGGCGGGCGGCAGCGGGGGCCCGGCGAGTCTCACCAGCCCCCGGACGGCCGCGCGGAACCGGGGGTCGCGCAGGGCCTGGGCGAGGGTACGGGCGTCCTCGCCGCGTTCCCAGAGGAGGCCGGAGAGCAGGTCGAGAGCGACGTACAGGTCCCCCTCGACCTCCAGGTCGCCGGCCACCCAGGCGCGGGCGAGGCCCAGTTCGCCCGGTTTGAACAGGAGACGACGCAGGGCCCTGCGGTTGCGTACGACCAGAACGGGCGCGTCGGGCGGGCCCGCCTGCGAACCGTCCCAGGCGCGGACGCGCACCGGGAGAGGGGCCCCCAGCAACTGTTCGACAAGCGCATGAAGCCGCGGTGCGGCGTCAGCCATGATGCACACCTCCGTGACGGTGATCCCGGAATGTCCTGACACCACGAAAACACCAGCGAAGCCTCAGCGCAGTCCCCCACGCGCGTTACAGCTGGGCAAACTCCCGCGACGGCCCCCCAGGGGAGGCTGAGTACGGCGACTCATGCCCGCGGTGCGCCGCGCGCCGGAGGATGCTGAACATGACACAGCGACACAGCGCCCTCGCCTGGCGCCGGGGGATCATCGCCACGGTGGCCATGGGAGCGGCCTTCGCCGGGCTGCTGGGCTTCCTCAGCGCCTGGGACGGGGAGCCGTACCCCGTCGCGGATCCGGCCGCCACGGCGACCCGCCTGGACGGCCTCACCCAGACCGTCTACGAGGCACTCGCCCTGCCGGGCGCGGCACTGGATCCCGACTGGCGCGGCACGCTGAAGGCCGAGGAGTACGGCTGCCATTACCGGGGGCTGAGCCACTGGGAGGAGCAGCTGAGCGACTCGCCGCCGAGCGTGCCGGGGGTGGTGAACGTGTCGGCCGAGTGGACACTGACGGGGGTCTCCGAGGAGCGGGCGACGGCCGCGATGCGGCGGGCCCGCACGGAACTGACCCGGCAGGGCTGGCAGGGCACCGACCACGAGAACGCCGCCGGACGACTGATCACGCTGCAACTGGAGCCCGCGGACACCTACGAAACCCCCGTGCCCGTCTCCGTCTGGGTCACGGCGCTTCCCGGCGACCGCCTCGAGGTCTCCGCGTACGCGGAGTGCGCCCGCTACCCCGAGGGAACCCCCCTCGACGCCGTCGACCGGCCCAGCCTGCCCCACCAGCTGGCACCGGCCCCGCTGCGTGATTGACCGGAACACCCGGAACACACCGAAGGGGCCGCCCGCACCACGGATGGCGGGTGGCCCCTTCGGGGGTGTTTCAGTGACCGGCGGTCAGGGGACCGCAGGCCGGGTGACCGGTGGTCAGGAGGCCTTGGCCTTCTCGTTCTCGGTCTTCTCGGCCCTCTCGGCGGCCGGCTTCGCGGCGACCGGGGCCGGCTTCGCGGCCTCGTAGAACTCCTCGCGCGGGGACTCCAGCGCGCCGAGGGCGACGACCTCGCGCTTGAGGAACATGCCGAGGGTCCAGTCCGCGAAGACGCGGATCTTGCGGTTCCACGTCGGCATCGCCATGCCGTGGTAGCCGCGGTGCATGTACCAGGCGAGACGGCCCTTGAGCTTGATCTTCACCTTGCCCATGACGATCATCGCGACGCCCTTGTGGAGGCCGAGGCCCGCCACCGCACCCTTGTTGGAGTGCGCGTACTCCTTCTGCGGGAAGCCCCGCATGCCGGAGATCACGTTGTCGCCGAGGACCCTGGCCTGACGGAGCGCGTGCTGCGCGTTCGGCGGGCACCAGGCGTTCTCGACGCCGGCCTTGCGCGCGGCGACGTCCGGGACCTGGGCGTTGTCGCCGGCGGCCCAGATGTAGTCGGTGCCGGTGACCTGGAGGGTCGGCTGGGCGTCCACGTGGCCGCGGGGGCCGAGCGGGAGGCCGTAGCGGGCCAGGACCGGGTTCGGCTTGACGCCGGCCGTCCACACGATCGTGTTGGAGTCGACCTCGAGGCCGTTCTTCAGGACGACGTGGCCGTCGACGCAGGAGTCCATCGAGGTGGAGAGGTAGATCTCCACGCCCCGGCTCTCCAGGTGCTCCTTGCCGTACTGGCCGAGCTTCGGGCCGACCTCGGGCAGGATCTTGTCCGCGGCGTCGACGAGGATGAAGCGCATGTCCTCGCGGGACACGGTCTTGTAGTACTTGGCCGCGTCGCGGGCCAGGTCCTCGACCTCACCGATGGTCTCCGCGCCGGCGAAACCGCCGCCGACGA
Coding sequences within it:
- a CDS encoding cyclopropane-fatty-acyl-phospholipid synthase family protein produces the protein MADAAPRLHALVEQLLGAPLPVRVRAWDGSQAGPPDAPVLVVRNRRALRRLLFKPGELGLARAWVAGDLEVEGDLYVALDLLSGLLWERGEDARTLAQALRDPRFRAAVRGLVRLAGPPLPPAPPREEVRRTSHLHTRRTDRRAISHHYDVGNDFYELVLGPSMIYSCAYWESADSTLETAQRDKLELVCRKLDLGPGSRLLDVGCGWGSLAIHAAREHGANVVGITLSQEQAAYARKRVADAGLTDKVEIRVQDYRDVTDGPFDAISSIGMAEHVGSARYLEYAKVLLALLTPGGRLLNHQIARRPHRDESAYDVDAFIDAYVFPDGELAPVGTTVTQLERAGFEVRDVESIREHYALTLRRWVDRLEAAWDRAVHLTGPGRARVWRLYMAASAVAFERNRIGVNQVLAVRTPESGISGMPLRARTWN
- a CDS encoding NAD(P)/FAD-dependent oxidoreductase — encoded protein: MSTTERPRILVVGGGYVGLYAARRILKKMRYGEATVTVVDPRSYMTYQPFLPETAAGNISPRHVVVPLRRVLPKAEVLTGRVTTIDQDRKVATIAPLVGEAYELPFDYLVIALGAVSRTFPIPGLAEQGIGMKGVEEAIGLRNHVLEQLDKADSTTDEEIRRKALTFVFVGGGFAGAETIGEVEDLARDAAKYYKTVSREDMRFILVDAADKILPEVGPKLGQYGKEHLESRGVEIYLSTSMDSCVDGHVVLKNGLEVDSNTIVWTAGVKPNPVLARYGLPLGPRGHVDAQPTLQVTGTDYIWAAGDNAQVPDVAARKAGVENAWCPPNAQHALRQARVLGDNVISGMRGFPQKEYAHSNKGAVAGLGLHKGVAMIVMGKVKIKLKGRLAWYMHRGYHGMAMPTWNRKIRVFADWTLGMFLKREVVALGALESPREEFYEAAKPAPVAAKPAAERAEKTENEKAKAS